One window of Pyxicephalus adspersus chromosome 4, UCB_Pads_2.0, whole genome shotgun sequence genomic DNA carries:
- the NKX2-4 gene encoding homeobox protein Nkx-2.4, whose amino-acid sequence MSLSPKHTTPFSVTDILSPIEETYKKFGGMDNTGNLGTSLSAYRQSHVSQAGMQQHTMGHNATVTTTYHMPHSVSQFSHGAMGGYCNGSISNMGDISSYQDTMRTNAAATGWYGANPDPRYSTISRFMGPSTGMNMAGMGTLQGIAEAAKSMAPLHAAPRRKRRVLFSQAQVYELERRFKQQKYLSAPEREHLASMIHLTPTQVKIWFQNHRYKMKRQAKDKVTQQLQQESNLCQQQSPRRVAVPVLVKDGKPCQNGSNTSTTSQQVSQQQSSSNAPELEEMSPSPQSLHNQVANMAQMEASSVDYTNGMVNPSMLYGRTW is encoded by the exons ATGTCGTTGAGCCCAAAGCATACAACACCCTTTTCAGTGACCGATATCCTCAGCCCCATTGAAGAGAcctacaagaagtttggtggcaTGGACAACACTGGTAACCTGGGCACCTCCCTGAGCGCCTACAGACAGAGCCACGTTTCCCAGGCAGGGATGCAACAACATACCATGGGCCACAATGCCACAGTCACCACCACCTACCACATGCCACACAGTGTCTCCCAATTCTCACATGGTGCCATGGGGGGATACTGCAATGGAAGTATTAGCAATATGGGAGATATCTCCTCTTACCAAGATACCATGAGGACCAACGCAGCAGCCACTGGGTGGTATGGAGCCAACCCAGATCCAAGGTATTCAACAA TTTCTAGATTCATGGGACCATCTACTGGTATGAATATGGCCGGCATGGGCACCTTGCAAGGGATAGCAGAAGCAGCCAAGTCAATGGCTCCTCTACATGCAGCCCCCAGAAGGAAAAGAAGAGTCCTCTTCTCTCAAGCGCAAGTGTATGAGCTGGAAAGGAGGTTCAAGCAGCAGAAGTATCTCTCAGCTCCTGAAAGAGAGCACCTGGCCAGTATGATCCACCTCACCCCTACTCAGGTGAAGATTTGGTTTCAGAACCACAGGTACAAGATGAAGAGGCAAGCCAAGGATAAGGTCACTCAACAACTCCAGCAAGAAAGTAACTTGTGTCAGCAGCAGTCCCCCCGCCGTGTGGCTGTGCCAGTGTTGGTGAAAGATGGAAAGCCTTGCCAAAATGGTTCCAACACCTCAACCACAAGTCAACAGGTATCCCAACAACAGAGTAGCTCCAATG CTCCAGAGCTAGAGGAAATGTCGccaagccctcaatccctccacaaccAAGTGGCCAACATGGCACAGATGGAGGCATCCAGTGTAGACTACACCAATGGCATGGTCAACCCCAGTATGCTCTATGGAAGAACGTGGTAA